A part of Nesterenkonia lutea genomic DNA contains:
- a CDS encoding DUF4212 domain-containing protein: MSDVAHEGTSGVPPEAEDTSWRQRYWKKNLRLMIVLLAIWFTVSFGFGILLIEPLNNIVIMGFPLGLWFAQQGSIYVFVILILVYALWMDRIDDEFGVAERNGEGGYK; the protein is encoded by the coding sequence ATGTCCGATGTGGCACATGAGGGAACCTCAGGTGTACCGCCTGAGGCGGAGGACACCAGTTGGCGCCAGCGCTACTGGAAGAAGAACCTCCGGCTGATGATCGTTCTGCTGGCCATCTGGTTCACCGTCTCATTCGGCTTCGGCATCCTGCTGATCGAACCGCTCAACAACATCGTCATCATGGGCTTCCCGCTGGGCCTGTGGTTCGCCCAGCAGGGATCCATCTACGTCTTCGTGATCCTGATCCTGGTCTATGCGCTGTGGATGGACCGGATCGATGACGAGTTCGGCGTCGCCGAACGCAATGGAGAGGGTGGTTACAAGTGA